Proteins from one Deltaproteobacteria bacterium genomic window:
- a CDS encoding AEC family transporter, translating to MQQMLTTILPIFAIIVLGCCLRQFNFIQEGFLVQANRLVYFVAIPAMIFHEVSGITLSLYFDPFTVAAMLLPLPIVIAAGFFQLRLVGLQRSQVGTFLQCSFHGNLGYVGLAVSYYFLGKDGFTRASIFAGFLILLQNVLSVTLLHTFSSAARASRSPAVVVRQILFNPIILAVTAGIVSSSLAVTLPVLLNRSLQILSGMALPLALLLIGASISFGKIRTYLRPLLSISLSKLVLLPAVGLLLFRMLGIPKHNLLPALILLASPTATVSYVMAKAIGGDASLATAAVSLTTLVSALTFMFWLGIPS from the coding sequence ATGCAACAGATGCTGACAACCATCCTGCCTATTTTCGCAATCATCGTTCTTGGCTGCTGTCTTCGCCAGTTCAACTTCATCCAGGAAGGGTTCCTGGTGCAGGCCAATCGTCTGGTGTATTTTGTTGCCATTCCCGCCATGATATTTCATGAGGTCTCTGGCATTACCTTGTCGCTGTACTTTGATCCGTTCACAGTGGCAGCCATGTTGCTGCCCCTGCCAATTGTAATAGCGGCTGGTTTTTTCCAGCTCCGCCTGGTCGGCTTGCAGCGTTCTCAGGTGGGCACCTTCTTGCAGTGCAGTTTTCACGGCAACCTGGGATATGTGGGTCTGGCAGTGAGTTATTACTTTCTCGGCAAAGATGGTTTTACCCGGGCCAGCATCTTCGCGGGATTTCTTATCCTGTTGCAGAACGTCCTGTCAGTTACCCTGCTGCACACCTTCAGCTCGGCTGCCCGGGCCAGCCGCTCGCCTGCAGTGGTTGTCAGGCAGATACTTTTCAATCCTATAATTCTGGCAGTTACTGCGGGAATTGTTTCCTCTTCGCTGGCTGTTACTCTGCCCGTGCTGCTCAATCGCAGTCTGCAAATATTGAGCGGCATGGCTTTGCCACTGGCACTTCTGCTGATAGGTGCTTCCATTTCTTTCGGCAAGATTCGGACCTATCTGAGACCACTCTTGTCGATCAGTCTCTCCAAGCTGGTGCTGCTGCCAGCTGTAGGACTTTTGCTTTTCCGCATGCTGGGCATTCCCAAGCACAACCTGCTGCCCGCTCTCATCCTGCTTGCCTCTCCTACCGCTACTGTGAGCTATGTGATGGCCAAAGCGATAGGTGGTGATGCAAGTCTGGCTACTGCGGCAGTATCCCTGACAACGCTGGTGTCAGCACTCACTTTCATGTTCTGGCTGGGAATTCCCTCATGA